A genome region from Euphorbia lathyris chromosome 4, ddEupLath1.1, whole genome shotgun sequence includes the following:
- the LOC136226486 gene encoding nucleobase-ascorbate transporter 4, with translation MAVGGGTKVDELVPFPVKDQLPGVDFCVTSCPSWAEAVILGFQHYLVMLGTIVIIPSILVPLMGGGNVEKAELINTMLFVAGINTLWQTWFGCRLPVVIGGSYAFVIPSISIALRNSTRGNFGFLNPHQRFEQSMRALQGALIIASLFQMVIGFFGFWRIFARFLSPVAAVPLVTLTGLGLYAHGFPQLAKCIEIGLPALIMVVLLSQFLPHLMKSNGPIIGRYAVIFSIAIVWAFAEILTAAGAYDNKSPNTQFSCRTDRSGLLSAAPWIRVPYPFQWGGPTFSAGDAFAMMAACFVAIVESTGAIIAASRYGSATHIPPSVLSRGIGWLGIGSLLAGAFGTGSGASASVENAGLLGLTRVGSRRVVQISAGFMLFFSVLGKFGAVLASIPLPIFAALYCILFAYVASAGLGYLQFCHLNSFRTKFILGFSLFLGLSVPQYFNEYLLISGYGSVHTRAIWFNNIIQVIFSSPATVAIIVAYSLDITHSLRHSATRRDSGRHWWKKFRNYDHDIRSEEFYSLPYNLNRFFPSF, from the exons ATGGCGGTCGGAGGCGGTACTAAGGTCGATGAGCTCGTACCTTTTCCTGTCAAGGATCAACTTCCTGGTGTCGATTTTTGCGTCACCAGCTGTCCATCTTGGG CCGAGGCCGTCATTTTAGGATTTCAACACTACCTAGTGATGCTTGGAACTATTGTCATCATCCCGTCCATTCTCGTCCCTTTGATGGGCGGTGGCAAT GTGGAGAAAGCTGAGCTTATAAACACTATGCTATTTGTTGCGGGAATAAACACACTCTGGCAGACTTGGTTTGGTTGCCGGTTGCCTGTAGTGATTGGAGGATCCTATGCTTTCGTTATCCCTAGCATCTCTATTGCTTTGAGAAATAGCACTCGGGGCAACTTCGGATTCCTCAATCCCCATCAG AGGTTTGAACAATCGATGAGGGCTTTACAAGGAGCACTCATTATTGCATCACTCTTCCAAATGGTTATTGGCTTCTTTGGGTTTTGGAGAATATTTGCTAG ATTTCTTAGCCCTGTTGCAGCAGTTCCCCTCGTGACTCTCACCGGACTTGGGCTTTATGCACATGGATTCCCACAA CTTGCAAAATGTATTGAAATTGGACTTCCAGCATTGATAATGGTGGTTCTTTTATCCCAG tttcttcctcatttgATGAAATCAAATGGACCTATAATTGGCCGATATGCAGTCATATTCTCTATTGCAATTGTATGGGCTTTTGCTGAAATTTTGACAGCAGCTGGTGCATATGATAATAAATCCCCAAACACACAATTTAGTTGCCGAACTGATCGTTCTGGGCTCCTTAGTGCTGCTCCTTG GATAAGAGTTCCCTATCCATTTCAATGGGGAGGTCCTACTTTTAGTGCTGGTGATGCGTTTGCAATGATGGCTGCTTGTTTTGTTGCTATTGTTGAG TCCACTGGAGCAATTATTGCAGCGTCCAGATATGGTAGTGCTACTCATATTCCACCTTCTGTACTGAGCCGTGGAATTGGATGGCTG ggaATTGGAAGTTTGCTGGCTGGAGCATTTGGTACAGGAAGTGGCGCAAGTGCTTCAGT CGAAAATGCTGGTCTGCTGGGATTGACACGAGTTGGAAGTCGGAGAGTAGTACAAATATCAGCAGGCTTTATGCTTTTCTTTTCTGTGTTAG GAAAATTTGGGGCTGTTCTTGCTTCAATACCTTTGCCAATTTTTGCAGCTCTGTACTGTATCCTCTTCGCCTATGTGG CTTCTGCTGGTCTTGGATATCTTCAGTTCTGTCACTTGAACAGCTTCAGGACAAAGTTCATTCTTGGCTTTTCTCTCTTCCTGGGCCTCTCCGTGCCACAATACTTCAATGAATATCTCTTAATCTCCGGATACGGCTCTGTTCATACTCGTGCCATTTGG TTCAACAATATAATTCAAGTGATATTTTCATCTCCGGCAACTGTAGCAATCATAGTTGCATATTCCTTGGACATCACTCACAGTTTAAGGCACAGCGCAACTCGTCGAGACAGCGGTAGGCACTGGTGGAAGAAATTTCGAAACTATGATCATGACATAAGAAGTGAGGAGTTCTACTCTCTCCCTTACAACCTCAACAGGTTCTTTCCTTCTTTCTGA